Part of the Rhizobium tropici CIAT 899 genome, GTTCCGGCCTATGGTATCTTCTATCCCGGCCGTGGCTATTGGGATGGACACCGCTATTGGGTGCATCGCGAGTGGTGGCATGGTGGCTGGCGTTATCGCTAAGCTACTCTTCCGCGATGCGCGCGGCCCGGTCTTAGCAGATCGGGCCGCATGCCAACCGACAGATCGATCGGCCTGCTTTTTCGATCCTTCCGCAATCTAGCCCTGCGATGCAAAGCTCACGGTCGTTTGCCGGTTTGACATGGCAGCCCACAGAAACGTGCAATTGACGGCGGCAATGCAACTGGTCAAAGCTGTTGCGAGACCGTTTACAGAAAAAGACGCCGCCAGCATGAGCAAAAGCACCATCAGCGACCATCAAGGGCCGATCATCGTCTTCGACGCCATGTGCGTCCTGTGTACCGCCAACGCCCAGTTCGTGCTGCGCCATGACCATCATGGTCGTTTCCGTCTTGCCTCCATGCAGAATGAAACCGGCATCGCGCTCTATCGTCGCTACGGCATGGATCCCGCCGATCCCGACAGCCTCATCATCGTCGACGGCGCAAAGGTGTTACGCGACAGCGACGCGGTGCTGGCCATTTATGCCGGCCTCGGCTGGCCCTGGAAGGCGATTTCCGTGTTGCGCATCATACCTCGCATGCTGCGCGATCCGATCTACCTCTGGCTTGCGCGCAATCGCTACCGCATCTTCGGCAAACGGGAAACATGCTGGCTGCCGACGCCAGAGCAGGCGAGCCGCATCCTTTGAAAAGAATCCTCGTTCTCGGCGGTTATGGCGGGTTCGGCGCGCGACTGTCGCGGCGCCTTGCCAGCGACGGCTTCGAGGTTCTGGTCGCCGGGCGCAATCTCGAAGCCGCGAAGGCGCTCGCCGCTCGATTGCCGCATGCGATTGGTCTGCAAGCCGATCGAAATGGCGATATCTCTGCGATACTCGGCGAGCACAGGCCCTTTCTGTTGATCGATGCGGCAGGTCCCTTCCAGCAAAGCGATGACAGAGTTGCGCGAGCCTGCATGGAGGCCGGTATCCACTACATCGATCTTGCCGACGCGCGCGATTTCGTCGGCACGATCAGCTGCCTCGATGAACCGGCCAAGGTGGCCGGCGTCAATGTCATCTCCGGTGCGTCCAGCGTGCCGGCGCTCTTCGGCGCCGTAGTGGCGAACCTTGCCAGGGACATGGAGGAGGTTCGTTCGATAGAACTGTCGATCAGCGCCTCCAATCGGGCGACCGCCAGCGCCTCGGTTGCATCAGCGATCCTGAGTTACGTCGGCAGGCCGGTGCGGCTCTGGCGCGGCCGGCGCTGGCAAGAGGCGACCGGCTGGCACTTGCTGAAGCGCGAAACCTATGTGGTCTCTGACCATCGACCTCTGCGCCGGCTGGTGGCGCTGGCCGACGTGCCGGATCACGATCTGTTGGTCGAAAGCTTTGCCGGACGGCCCAGTGTCATCTTCCGGGCTGGGCCGGAATTCGCCTTTCAGACGCTGGCACTCTGGTTACTGTCCTGGCCTGTTGCCTGGGGTTGGCTGACATCGCTCAGGAAGATCAGCCGCTTTCTGCTGCCAATGCAACGCCTGACAGCGAGGCTTGGCTCCGCGCGCTCGGCTGTAACGATCGAGATCAAGGGCATTGAGCAAGGCGCCATGAAGGCTCGCCGTTGGACTCTGATTGCCGAAGATGGCGACGGCGTGGAAATTCCCACGCTTCCGGCGCAGTTGCTGGCGCGGGCGTTGCGCGACGGCCGTCTTCCACCCGGCGCCCGTCATGCCGGCGGGTTGCTGTCGCTTGAGGATTTCCGGAGCTTGTTTCGCGATCTGGCAATCATCGAGGAAACGACGGAAGCACCCTATACGCCGCTCTATCAGCGTGTCATGGGTCCTGCGTTCGCGCATCTTTCCGAGCCGGTACGTGCGATGCACCATGTCTTCGGCGATGGCGGCGCCAAAGGAGAGGCAGTCGTCACCCGCGGGCGTTCTCCTCTTGCCCGGCTGGTCGCGAAAATATTCGGCTTTCCCGCAGCCGGGAAGCACGTGCTGCATGTCTCCTTCGAGGAAAACAACGGCATCGAAGAATGGACGCGGGATTTTTCCGGCCGGCGCTTCCTCAGCCATTTGAGCGAAGAGAATGGCCGCCTCGTCGAACGCTTCGGCCCCTTCCGCTTTGCATTCGATCTTCCCATCGTTGGCAACGGGCTCAGCATGGAGATGCGACACTGGTCATTCCTGCGCATTCCGCTACCGCTCTTTCTGGCGCCCCAAAGCATCGCTCATGAATGGGCGGAGGACGACCGCTTCCACTTCGATGTCCCGATTGCCCTGCCGCTCATCGGCCCAGTCGTTCATTATCGAGGTTGGCTGAGGCGGATTGATTGATAATGCAAGACCGACCGGCGAAACGAGCCGGGATATCGAGTTGGGACTACTTTTGATCGCCGGCCAGACAGCCGAACATGCGGAAATCGTGGAAGGCTTCTTTGAACCGCGCCTTCTGCCGCAGCGTGCCCTCATATTGAAAGCCCGCTTTTTCCAGAACCCGGTCGGACGCAGCGTTTCCCGGCAACGTCCAGGCTTCGATGCGATTGAGCGAAAAGACATCAAAACCGCATCGGACGACGGCGCGCGCGGCTTCGCTCATCAGCCCCTTGCCCCAGGCGGAGGGATGCAGTTCATAGCCCAGTTCTGCGCATCTGGCATGCTTATCGAAGCTGTTGAAGCGAATGGCTCCGAGCAATTGGCCGGAAACCCGATCCTCGATGATCCATGAGCAACCCGTTCCCTTGGGGAAGATTTTGATCATCCATCGCAAAGAGCGCTCGATCTGCGCCATTTTCGGCGCATCCACCCAATTCGAGAATCGCGTGACCTCCGGAATCGAAATCAGCGCATGGAAATCGTCGCGGTCGTCCATGCTTGCTTCCCGAAGCCGCAGCCGCTCGGTGACGAGTGTGGGAAACTCGGCTTTTGAAGACGCCATCTTCATGCTTTCAGCAGATTGGCAAGGATGATCTCGCGCCAGACGCGGGTGGGCGTAATCCAGGCATCCCAGGAATTATACTTGCCGGAATAGATGACAGCGGCGATACCCGCATCGGGCATCAGCCAGAGCCTTTGCCCGCCATTGCCGAAGCCCGCATACCACGATCGCTGACCGTCAAACGCCGGCACCGGCGCATCGCCGGAGAACCACAATCTGCCATAGCTCAAACCGTCCCCGGTCGAAATCGCCGGCGCGA contains:
- a CDS encoding GNAT family N-acetyltransferase gives rise to the protein MASSKAEFPTLVTERLRLREASMDDRDDFHALISIPEVTRFSNWVDAPKMAQIERSLRWMIKIFPKGTGCSWIIEDRVSGQLLGAIRFNSFDKHARCAELGYELHPSAWGKGLMSEAARAVVRCGFDVFSLNRIEAWTLPGNAASDRVLEKAGFQYEGTLRQKARFKEAFHDFRMFGCLAGDQK
- a CDS encoding SDR family oxidoreductase: MKRILVLGGYGGFGARLSRRLASDGFEVLVAGRNLEAAKALAARLPHAIGLQADRNGDISAILGEHRPFLLIDAAGPFQQSDDRVARACMEAGIHYIDLADARDFVGTISCLDEPAKVAGVNVISGASSVPALFGAVVANLARDMEEVRSIELSISASNRATASASVASAILSYVGRPVRLWRGRRWQEATGWHLLKRETYVVSDHRPLRRLVALADVPDHDLLVESFAGRPSVIFRAGPEFAFQTLALWLLSWPVAWGWLTSLRKISRFLLPMQRLTARLGSARSAVTIEIKGIEQGAMKARRWTLIAEDGDGVEIPTLPAQLLARALRDGRLPPGARHAGGLLSLEDFRSLFRDLAIIEETTEAPYTPLYQRVMGPAFAHLSEPVRAMHHVFGDGGAKGEAVVTRGRSPLARLVAKIFGFPAAGKHVLHVSFEENNGIEEWTRDFSGRRFLSHLSEENGRLVERFGPFRFAFDLPIVGNGLSMEMRHWSFLRIPLPLFLAPQSIAHEWAEDDRFHFDVPIALPLIGPVVHYRGWLRRID
- a CDS encoding thiol-disulfide oxidoreductase DCC family protein, which produces MSKSTISDHQGPIIVFDAMCVLCTANAQFVLRHDHHGRFRLASMQNETGIALYRRYGMDPADPDSLIIVDGAKVLRDSDAVLAIYAGLGWPWKAISVLRIIPRMLRDPIYLWLARNRYRIFGKRETCWLPTPEQASRIL